The DNA sequence tttttataaatattctaataaatatattaaaattttaacatcTAATAAACTTAATATGTTGTCTAAACtcttactaaatttaaaaaatctctTCCTAGTTTTGACTAATGTTGTTAGAGAAACACCATTAAGTGTCTGAATAAACCGAAGACTATGGTCCACGTAGGTGCAACATGTGGACTCCACTAAGTAGTTGGTAATCATGCAGGCAACACGAGAATAACACGAGCAACCGTTACATTGTGCCAACGTGGCATGGAGAGAATTTCCATGCGTCAGTTGCGGGTCCTACTTATCTGACATGGCACACCCCCTTTAACTGAGAACGGAAGGAGAAGTGTGTGACCCTCTTCTCAGAACGTGCTCTCACTCGCCCGACGAGGCTTTCCGACTTGAATTAGTGGCTGGTTATAATTTAAAGTCTTTCCCTAGTTTCCAGGCTAGTCATACCAcattcttattttgttatttgacttAATTCAATTTAAGTACCACTATAATATGGATTAATTGtacattattaattattttaattgaataattatataaaatattttaaaaattaaataaaaaattaaataacaatatattactatttttttggTATCTATATATTagtgtttaattttaatgtattaatagtataaaatattttacacaataatttaattacataattatttttattaatataatattatataataaaatgtaTGTGTTTTATATTGatattgtattaaaattaaatttattatattatattaatataaacatttttcactaaaaatttatgaatttaatttgatatatcatctctataaaatatatacatttaattacataatattacatatttatactaaaaaaataattatattttatattaaatatgtaaataattattcaaaaaataaatataattagataattatataaaaaaattataatacatcaaaattaaaaaatattatatacacacaaaaattaattattatatatttttatattaatacatatattattttatttattttaatgtatattttatattttaatatatattatatacaaataaactaatttaataactaatttttagtgTACAACTAACATAATTACAAAACTAAACTCATAAATCATTACATGGAAATATATAATTCTATTTAATGTTCACAAAAAACTTTTTAAGTATTCTAATTAATTAGgggtaattttatatttagaaaaATGTATAGGGGCATTTTGGGAATGTGAAAGTATTTTTATAAGGAGTGGGCAGAGGCAGAGACAGGTCCATGTATCTGCGAAGAACGACAAAGAAAACACATCAACTCTCCCTCTgactctctcactctcactcacTCTTTGCCTTCCTCCTCTCTCCAATGGCGACCAAGAACCACGCCGATGACCCCACGGACACCGAGAAGGCCGCCAACGGAGGAGAACCTCCGTACGAAAGATGCCCCATCGAGGAGGTGGCTCTTGTGGTGCCGGAGACCGACGACCCTTCTCTTCCGGTGATGACTTTCAGAGCCTGGTTTCTTGGGATAACCTCATGCGTGCTCCTCATCTTCCTCAACACCTTCTTCACCTTCAGGACTCAGCCTCTCACCATCTCCGCCATCCTCATGCAAATCCTTGTTCTTCCCATAGGAAGGTTCATGGCTGCCACTCTCCCCACAGACCAGTACAACTTTCTTGGCTGGCGCTTCTCGTTGAATCCTGGCCCTTTCAACATGAAGGAACacgtcatcatcaccatcttcgcCAACTGTGGTGTTTCCACTGGTGGCGGAGATGCTTACTCCATTGGTGCCATCACTGTTATGAAGGCTTATTACAAACAATCATTGACCTTTCTCTGTGCTCTCCTCATTGTCTTAACTACCCAGGTTTTTAatcttttccttcttcctcattttcaatCACTGGAGCTCTTACTTCCTCATTTTTGTTTGAATGGAGATGCCAGGATGTAATCCTAATtgtttatcttctttttctttgttttgttttgttttgttttttttttttttttcccttatatAAATGAAATCTGTCTTCAAAATCTGTCCTTTTTTAATCGTCGACAATAAAATATGTTCTCCTGTATTTGTTTATTTACATACACAATCCTATCTTCAAATTGCTGGTTTTTTTTAATAGATGCAAAAAGTGTGACAGATTAGTCGAATTTTCAATAGTAAAAGTCCTTCTCTTTTggatttgtttattattattattattattattatatctttgAAGCAAATATTCTGGTCTTATTTGTCTCAATCTGCTGTGGaaagtttttctttttaaaaagtgAAATGTTCTAAATTGCGTTGCAGGTCTTGGGGTATGGATGGGCTGGGATTTTGAGGAGGTATCTGGTTGATCCTGTTGATATGTGGTGGCCAGCAaaccttgctcaagtctctctCTTTAGGTTCATTTCctgctctctttctttcttccatcCTTCCATGTTACGGTTTCATAAGGACCTTGGTAGTGTGCTAATATTCTCTATTCAATATTCATTATGAATTCaccaatttacaaaaccatggACCACCCTTTGGTTGAGGAAGAACTCCACAGAAGTTTGCATTTCTTGCATTTTTAGAATTTGAGACATCACAAATTAACTTTAGAATGACTTGAAACAATTAAGGAAATATTTGTTTCGTTTGATATCAACCCAATTGGAGCCGTGACATTTCTTCCAAGTGCTAACTGAATAAGGAAATAATCAAATGATAACACGAATCAATTTTGTCATTGACTTGGAATTCTTATCACTAGCATATGATGGGAAACGCAAACATATTCTTTAGCCTTAGTGGACTCAACCGGGCAGTTGTAAGTAACAAGCGTCACACTTGGGCTCTTTTAGATGCCTTACGCCTGTGGAGTAAGGCATCTTCACTGCTGATGCTGAAAGGCTTATGCTATTagttctgttttattttgttacattGGTGCAATATTTTCTGGAGGAGAGACATAACATTGAAAAGGTTAAAAAGTTCAAGTGGAAGATTTGTTAATATTATACTCTCAATGTTTAAAATTGACTTCTCTAGATTTTGCATATAGGCAATGATTTAGAATCTTGTCAAAATGAATCTATGCAACAGAAGAGTCCAATAATTAGTAGTCATATTTGCTTGTGCATTATTCCCTTTGTAATGTTATTCTGATTGCATAAGTACCTTTGTTCTACAGGGCACTCCATGAAAAGGACCACAAAACAAAAGGACTCTCAAGGATGCAGTTTTTCCTCATTGCCATGGGAGTGAGCTTCTTGTATTATATTCTCCCTGGATATCTGCTTATGGTATTGACATTCTTCTCATGGGTGTGCTGGGCATGGCCACATAGCATCACGGCGCAGCAAGTTGGATCGGCTTATCATGGACTCGGCATTGGTGCCTTCAGTTTTGATTGGGCTGGCATTTCAGCTTACCATGGCAGCCCTCTTGTTACTCCATGGTCTTCCATTGTTAATGTTGGAATTGGATTCATCATGTTCATCTACATAATCGTGCCCATATGTTACTGGAAGTTTAATACTTTTGATGCGCAGAAGTTCCCTATATTTTCTAATCAGTTGTTCACGGCCACCGGACAGAAGTATGACACCACCAAGATCTTAACCAAAAACTATGATCTTGACATAGATGCATACAACAAATATGGCAAGTTATACCTTAGCCCTCTGTTTGCACTATCAATTGGATCAGGTTTTGCAAGATTTACAGCAACCCTCACTCATGTTGCGCTGTTTTATGGCAGGTAGGCTGCTATCATAGCCTTTCACAAATTGTTCTCTCTTGTATTTATATTAATGAATCACTTCGATAGATGCTTGGATTGATCTTCCATAAATTTCCTTTTCCCAGTGACATTTTGAGGCAGAGCAAATCAGCCATGAATAATGTGAAATTGGATGTCCATGGTAGACTCATGAAAGCTTATAAGCAAGTACCCGAATGGTGGTTCCTGATTTTGTTATTTGGGAGCATAGCACTATCCCTGCTGATGTCTTTTGTGTGGAAAACGGATGTGCAACTTCCGTGGTGGGGAATGATCTTTGCTTTTGCTCTAGCTATTATTGTGACCCTCCCCATTGGTGTCATCCAGGCAACAACTAACCAGGTATTTCTACCATCTCTATCATCTCAATGTCCCTCCATTAATGCAAAGTGGGAATCCATGAGCATTCAAGCTTTAACATGAATTTTTCCCTTGTTACTTAACAGCAACCTGGATATGACATTATAGCACAATTCATGATTGGTTATGTCCTTCCCGGAAAACCAATTGCAAACTTGCTCTTCAAAATTTATGGAAGAATCAGCACTGTCCATGCTCTGTCTTTCTTGTCAGATCTCAAACTCGGACAGTACATGAAAATTCCTCCAAGATGCATGTATACGGCT is a window from the Arachis hypogaea cultivar Tifrunner chromosome 1, arahy.Tifrunner.gnm2.J5K5, whole genome shotgun sequence genome containing:
- the LOC112706414 gene encoding oligopeptide transporter 3; its protein translation is MATKNHADDPTDTEKAANGGEPPYERCPIEEVALVVPETDDPSLPVMTFRAWFLGITSCVLLIFLNTFFTFRTQPLTISAILMQILVLPIGRFMAATLPTDQYNFLGWRFSLNPGPFNMKEHVIITIFANCGVSTGGGDAYSIGAITVMKAYYKQSLTFLCALLIVLTTQVLGYGWAGILRRYLVDPVDMWWPANLAQVSLFRALHEKDHKTKGLSRMQFFLIAMGVSFLYYILPGYLLMVLTFFSWVCWAWPHSITAQQVGSAYHGLGIGAFSFDWAGISAYHGSPLVTPWSSIVNVGIGFIMFIYIIVPICYWKFNTFDAQKFPIFSNQLFTATGQKYDTTKILTKNYDLDIDAYNKYGKLYLSPLFALSIGSGFARFTATLTHVALFYGSDILRQSKSAMNNVKLDVHGRLMKAYKQVPEWWFLILLFGSIALSLLMSFVWKTDVQLPWWGMIFAFALAIIVTLPIGVIQATTNQQPGYDIIAQFMIGYVLPGKPIANLLFKIYGRISTVHALSFLSDLKLGQYMKIPPRCMYTAQLVGTIISAIVNLGVAWWMLDNIKELCMDDKAHHDSPWTCPKYRVTFDASVIWGLIGPRRLFGPGGLYRNLVWLFLIGAVLPVPVWVLSKIFPDKKWIPLINIPVISYGFAGMPPATPTNISSWLITGMIFNFFVFRYHKRWWQKYNYVLSAALDAGTAFMGVLIFFALQNAGHNLKWWGSELDHCPLATCPTAPGIVVDGCPVF